A region of the Stieleria neptunia genome:
GCCGATATCGCCAACGGCGTGTTGCACAACATCGGAAACGTTCTCAATAGTTTGAACATCAGCGCCAACCTGATCGACGAACGACTCCGCAACGTCAAACTCGCCAGCCTCGAAAAAGCCGTCGAATTGTTGACACAAAACGAAGACGAACTCGCCGAGTTCCTGCTGCGAAGCGACCAGGGCAAAATCTTGCCGCGATACCTGGGCAAACTCTCCGGCAGCATGCGTGAGGACCAACGTTCCATCTTGGACGAAATCGAATCCCTGGCGTCCAACGTCGAGCACATCAAAGACATCGTCCGCGCCCAACAATCCCACGCCGGGGCGTTCGGCGTGATGGAACAACTGCATCCGGCCGCCTTGTTCGAAGACGCGATCCATTTTGTGCACGATTCCTTCTCCAAACACAACGTCGAAATCGTCAAAGACTACGGCCACGTCCCCGCAATCGAAATTGAGAAATCCAAGGCCATCCAGATCATCGTCAACCTGATCAAGAACGCCAAGGAATCCGTGCTCGAACACGATTCGGAACTCAAACGCGTGACGCTTCGTCTGGAACAATCCGGTGACGAAGTTTGTTTCCAGGTCAGTGACAGCGGGACGGGGATCGCGCCGGACCGAATCACCACGATCTTCTCCAACGGCTTCACGACCAAAAAAGACGGGCACGGTTTCGGACTCCACGCCTCCGCAACCGCGGCGGTCGAACTGGGCGGCAGATTGTCGGTCCACAGCGAGGGGATCGGCCAGGGCGCGACGTTCACGTTGATGCTGCCCGTCTCGATCCGCACCCGACACAAGGCACTCGCCGGGTAACAAAACACCCACGCAGAGAGCGGCACAACTCGCGCCGATACGCTAAAACAACACGGTAGACGAGGCGACATCCATGACACCGGCCGCGAGCAACCGATCCGATGCAACCATCCCGTTCCCACCACCGTGACCAAACCGTTTCCCCTGAACCGACCCCAATCGACCGCCGGCAATGGATCGCCGGAGCGTTGGCCACTCCGTTGGCTTCCGGAATGCTGGCCTCCGGAATACCGGCACCGGCGGCGGAAACATCCGGCCCCCCAAAACGCGCCAACCGGATCGCCGTTTCCACCTACTCCTACTGGCGCTACCGCGACGACAGCAAGCTGACGATCGAGCAGTGCATCGACTTGGCCGCCGAAACGGGATTCGATGGCGTCGAAATCCTGCACGTCCAAATGGAAGATGAATCCAACGCCGCGCTGCAACGCATCAAACAACGCGCCTTTCGATCCGGATTGGATTTGTGCGGTTTTTCCACTCACCAGTCGTTCGTTTTCCCCGATGCCGCCAAGCGTGACGAAAACGTCCGCCACACCATCCACTGTATCGAACTGGCCTACGCACTCGGCATCCCGACCATCCGCGTCAACACCGGACGCTGGGGAACGTCAAAGGATTTCGATACCCTGATGGCCAACAAGGGCATCGAGCCCAGGTTGGAAGGCTACAGCGACGACGACGGATTTGCCTGGGTCCGCGAAGGACTCGAAAAGTGCTTGCCGGTCGCGGAAAAATGCGGCGTCGTGCTGGGGCTGGAAAACCACTGGGGACTCGGACGCACCGCCGACGGCGTGCTCCGGCTGATCCGCGAAATCGATTCCCCCTGGTTGCGAGCCACCTTGGACACGGGCAACTTCTTGGAAAACCAATACGAACAATACGAGCAACTGGCGCCCGAAGCCGTCTTCGTTCAAGCCAAGACCTACTTCGGCGGGGGCACCTGGTACACGCTGGAGATCGATTACGACCGAGTCGCAAACATCTTGGCGGGGGTCAACTACCAGGGATACATCTCGCTGGAATTTGAAGGCCAGGAGTCGCACGAAACGGCGATCCCCAAGAGCCTGGAAACCTTGCGCAAGGCGTTTGCCTGAAAGACCGGAGGGCTCGCGCCCTGCCGCCAACAAAAAATGGAATCGGGAGAAAACAGATGGGAACACACGTCACAGAAGAGTCATGGTTCGGTCGCCTCGGCAAGGCGTTTGTCGGCATCCTGTTCGGCGGTCTACTGACCATCGTCTCGGTCCCGGTCTTGTTCTGGAACGAAGGCCGCGCCGTCCGGACCGCCAAGGGACTGAAGGAAGGCGCCAAAGTCGTCGTCGAGATCCAACCCGATTCGGTCGATCCGGCCAACGATGGAAAGTTTGTCCACGTCTCCGGTGACGTCCAAACCAGCGACGTGCTTCGTGATGACGACTTCGCCATCGAATACAACGGGATTCGATTGACGCGGCACGTCGAGATGTACCAATGGAACGAGAACGAACAAACCAAGAAGGACAAAAAGCTGGGCGGGGGAACCCGGACGACCACCACCTACACCTACGAAAAAGATTGGTACCCGGGACGGATCGATTCAAGCGAGTTTGACGAAGCAGCGTCGCACCAGAATCCGACCGAATTCGTGTTCGCCGATCGAACCTACCAGGCCAAAAACGTCTCCCTGGGCCGGTTCCGTCTTCCCGACTCGCTGATCGCCATGATCGGCGGCGAAGACGCCTTGGAACTTGACGCGGCCAACGTCCCCGAAGCGTTCAAGGATCGCTCGATCATTCGTAACGATGGCCCCAACGGCGCCTCGCGGATCTACCTGTTTGCAAACCCGCTATCGGACACCGCGCCAGATCAGACCGTCGCGGCGGAAGCAGCCGTGGACGAGTCCGTGGAACTGGCGCTCACCCCGCCGGCCCAATCATTACCCGTCGAAACAAAGTCTCCCGAAACGGATGCGACCGACGGCCCACCCCCGACCGGCACCGCATCCCCACCCGCCCAGTCCGGCAATCCCGGCCTGCGGGCAATCGAGACACCGCAGATCGGCGACGTACGCCTGTGGTTCACCGCGACGCCGGTGCAGACGGTCAGCCTGCTCAGCCAACAAACCGGCGAGTCCTTTCAGCCGTTTGAAACGCACTACAACACCACCATCAACGTGCTGAAAGTCGGCGTCATCAGCGCCGCCGAAATGATCGCCCAAGAAGAGGCCGCCAATCGAATGCTGACCTGGTTCTTGCGGGCCGCCGGATCGATGATGATGTTTTTCGGGTTGATGTTGTTGCTGCGCCCCCTGGTCGTGCTAGCCGATGTCCTCCCGCTGGCCGGTTCACTCGTCGGATTCGGCACCGCCATCGTCGCCGGCTTGCTGACCATCGCCGGGGCGATGACCGTGATCGGAATCGCATGGGTCTTCTATCGGCCCGTGTTGGGGATCAGTTTGCTGGTCGTCGCCGTCGCCGCGGTCTACCTGATTTTCCGCCGCGGTCGGTCCAAGCGCGGACAACAGCGCGATACACTCACCCACGCCGATCTGGCGTGACCGGTCACCGATCTGGACTTCAACCCCACGACCCTATGAAACGCTTACCAATCGCCGCACTTTCGTTCGGCTTCTTGATTTTGAACCTGGGCCTGTTGCGGGCTCAGGAGGATACGAACACCACCACGACGGAGCAAAAAGGAATGACTGATTCGGTACTGCTGAAACCATGGACGGGACCCTATGGAGGCGTACCGCCGTGGGATCTGGTGCGCAGCGAAGAGTTTATCGATGCCTTTGACGCGGCCATCGCACAAGCGTCCGCGGACATCGACACGATCGCCACCAACCCCGAACCGGCCACGTTTGAAAACACCGTGGTGGCGATGGAAAAAGCCGGACAAGCGCTCGATCGCCTGGATGCGATCTTCGGTGTCCACTCCTCCAACCTGAACCTCGGTCCGATCCCTGACATCGAACGCGTCGTCGCGCCAAAACTTTCCGCCCACTCCGACAGCATCTACCAGAACAGCGCGCTGTTCGAACGACTCAAGGCGATCTACGAAAGCGACGAAAAAAAATCCATGACCGTCGCACAAGTCCGCTTGATCGACGACCTCTACAAAACGTTCGTTCGTCGCGGCGCCCAACTCAATGCCAGTGACAAGGCCCGGCTGACACGAATCAACGCGGACCTTTCGCGGTTGTTTACCGATTTCAGCCAAAACGTCCTCGAAGACGAAAAGCGATTCGTGACCTGGGTCGAACAGGAATCGGATTTGGATGGGTTGCCCGAAAGCGTGGTGGCGTCCATGAAACGGGCCGCCGAAGAACGCGGCAAACCCGATCAATGGGCGGT
Encoded here:
- a CDS encoding sugar phosphate isomerase/epimerase family protein gives rise to the protein MQPSRSHHRDQTVSPEPTPIDRRQWIAGALATPLASGMLASGIPAPAAETSGPPKRANRIAVSTYSYWRYRDDSKLTIEQCIDLAAETGFDGVEILHVQMEDESNAALQRIKQRAFRSGLDLCGFSTHQSFVFPDAAKRDENVRHTIHCIELAYALGIPTIRVNTGRWGTSKDFDTLMANKGIEPRLEGYSDDDGFAWVREGLEKCLPVAEKCGVVLGLENHWGLGRTADGVLRLIREIDSPWLRATLDTGNFLENQYEQYEQLAPEAVFVQAKTYFGGGTWYTLEIDYDRVANILAGVNYQGYISLEFEGQESHETAIPKSLETLRKAFA
- a CDS encoding TMEM43 family protein, yielding MGTHVTEESWFGRLGKAFVGILFGGLLTIVSVPVLFWNEGRAVRTAKGLKEGAKVVVEIQPDSVDPANDGKFVHVSGDVQTSDVLRDDDFAIEYNGIRLTRHVEMYQWNENEQTKKDKKLGGGTRTTTTYTYEKDWYPGRIDSSEFDEAASHQNPTEFVFADRTYQAKNVSLGRFRLPDSLIAMIGGEDALELDAANVPEAFKDRSIIRNDGPNGASRIYLFANPLSDTAPDQTVAAEAAVDESVELALTPPAQSLPVETKSPETDATDGPPPTGTASPPAQSGNPGLRAIETPQIGDVRLWFTATPVQTVSLLSQQTGESFQPFETHYNTTINVLKVGVISAAEMIAQEEAANRMLTWFLRAAGSMMMFFGLMLLLRPLVVLADVLPLAGSLVGFGTAIVAGLLTIAGAMTVIGIAWVFYRPVLGISLLVVAVAAVYLIFRRGRSKRGQQRDTLTHADLA